In Actinoplanes lobatus, the DNA window GCGAACGCCTACGGCGCAGACACCCTTGTCCTGGTACGCCCGGACGGCTACGTCGGCCTGGTCGCCGAACCGGGGGACAGCCGTGGCGTCCGCGACTACTTGAACTCGCTCTGAACAGGCTGGTCAGGGGACCTCCGGCCGCATAGAACGTCAAGAATCTCAGAGTGAAGAACTCGGGCGGTATTCGCCACCGTGATGCCGCCATGGCACCGATACTGGGCTGAGTCTGTGCCGATCACCGTCGCAGCAGCCTGGAGGGGTTCACCGTGCTCGACCAGCAGCAGCCGGCGGCGGATCACAGCACGCCACACGAAGGCGCGGGCGGTAGTGGGCGTGATGTCGTGCGCCTGGCCGTGGTCGTCGGTGCGCTCGGGGTGGTGTTCGGCGACATCGGCACCAGCCCGATCTACACGATGCAGACGGTCTTCAACCCCGCCGACCCGCATCCGGTCCCGGTCACCACCGACAACGTGTACGGTGTCGTGTCGCTGATCTTCTGGGCCGTGATGATCATCGTGACCCTCACCTACGTGCTGCTCGCCATGCGCATCGACAACGACGGCGAAGGCGGCATCATGGCGCTGATCACGTTGCTGCGCCGGTGGACCGCACCCCGGGGCAGACGTACCGCCGCGGTCCTGGCCGGTCTGGGTATCTTCGGCGCCTCCCTGTTCTTCGGCGACAGCATGATCACGCCGGCGATCTCCGTACTGTCGGCCGTGGAAGGTCTCAAGATCGTCGCGCCGTCGCTGGAGGAGTGGATCGTCCCGATCACCGCGGTCATCATCGTGGCGTTGTTCGCGGTGCAGCGGCACGGCACCGCGGTCATCGGCCGGTTGTTCGGCCCGATCATGATCGTCTGGTTCACGGCGATCGGCGCCTGCGGTGTCATCGGCATCGCCGAGCAGCCCGCCATCCTCAAGGCGCTGTCACCCACCTACGCGCTGAGCTTCCTGGCCGGCAACTTCGGCATCGCGTTCTTCGCACTCGCCGGGATCGTACTGGCGGTCACCGGCGCCGAGGCGCTCTACGCCGACATGGGCCACTTCGGCCGCCGCGCCATCACCCGCGGCTGGCTGCTGCTGGCGCTGCCGGCCTGCGTACTGAGCTACCTCGGCCAGGGAGCCCTGATCCTGCAGGACGCGGCCAACATCAGCGGCCCGTTCTTCCTGCTGGTCCCGGGATGGGGGAGGTGGGCGATGGTGCTGCTGGCCACCGCGGCCACGGTCATCGCCTCCCAAGCGGTGATCACGGGCGCCTACTCGGTCGCCGCGCAGGCCGCCCGCCTCGGATACCTGCCACGGCTGCGCATCACGCACACGTCGGAGTCGACCATCGGCCAGATCTACGTGCCCTGGATCAACTGGCTGCTGCTGGTCTCCGTACTCACCCTGGTCTTCGCGTTCCGCAGCTCCGCGGCCCTGGCGTACGCGTTCGGCATGGCGGTGATCTGCACCATCTCCATCACCACCCTGCTGTTCTTCTACGTCGCCCGGTCCCGCTGGGGAACACCCTGGTGGCTGCTCGCGACCGGCGCCACCGTCCTGGTGGGCATCGACCTGTTGTTCGTCGCCGCCAACCTCACCAAACTCGCCCACGGCGCCTGGCTGCCACTGCTCATCGGCCTGACCGCGTTCACCGTCATGACCACCTGGCAACGCGGCCGGGAGATCGTCACCGCCAACCGCAAACGCCAGGAAGGCTCGCTGCAGGACTTCGTCACCCAGCTGAGAACCGGCGCGACGCCAGCCACCACTGTCCCTGGCACCGCGGTGTTCCTCAACCGCGGTGGACAGACCGCACCACTGGCCCTACGCGCCAACGTCGAACACAACAAGATTCGCCATGAACGCGTCGTCATCCTGTCGCTGGAGACCCAGCCGGTGCCCCGCGTCGCGGACGCCGACCGCATCACCGTCGACGATCTTGGATACGGCGACGACGGCATCATCTTCGTCGCCGCCCGTTACGGCTACACCGAAACTCCCGACGTGCCCGCGACACTACGCGGGCTGACACCGGAGCAGACCGAAGGGCCCCTCGACACCGACGACACGACCTACTACCTCTCCAAGATCGAACTCCAGAGCTCGCCGGAACCGACCATGGCCCAGTGGCGTAAACGGCTGTTCACGGCCACCTCCAACATCACCGCCGACGCCGCCGAGCAATTCGGCCTGCCCCGCGACCGTACCGTCATCATGGGTTCCCACATCGACGTGTGACGCGTACGTCCTGGACGGCTTTCCCGGTGTGGCAGCGATCGGCTCGGCATGGGCTATCGCTACCCACCTTGACCGCGGGTGCCCGTCGCGGACGTCGAACTCAGCCCAACGCCGCGCCGACCTGGTCGGCGAGCGTGAGGGCGACGCGGCGTTCGCTCAGGGACACGACCGTGTGCGGCGCCGCGCGCAGCAGGTATCTGCCGTGCAGTCGCCCGTCATGCTCGACGAGAAGCTCGATGTCGGTGTCGCCCGGCAGCCCTTGATGGTCGACATCCCACCTGGCGTGTTGCCACATGATCTGGCCGTCACGTTGCAGTCGTGCCGGGTCACCGAGGCCTGCCACGCCGGATTGGTATCGGGCGGTTTGCAGGTGAAGGGCCTCGACGAGATTCGAGGCGACCTGTTTGATCAGCTCCTGCCGGGAGCCGCCGCCGGTCGCGCCGCTGGCCGCGGCGGCGTTGATACCGGCGAGATAGCCGGCCTCGCGGCTGGCCGCGGCTTGCTGACGGCGGCCCCAGACCGCCAATTCGGTCACCGCAGCACCGACGATCATGAGCAGTGTGAAAGTCTGGACCCCCGATCGGTCGGCGATCCGGAACTGCTGGTACGGCGCGATGAAGAAGTAGTTGAACCAGGCGCCGGCCGACAGCGCCGCCAGGTATCCGGCCAGCCGGCTGCCCAGTGCCGCGACCGCGACCACGACCACCACGAGCAGCAGCGCGACGTCGACCATTTCGACGCGGGCCCGCATCGGCGCCAGCGCCGCCGTGACGGCGAAAGGTGTGACGACCGCGAGGCCGACGCAGACACGACTCCGGTTGACCCAGGTGGCCATCCTTTGACTGTACGACCGTGGGGCGTGCCAGGCCGGGATTGGCACACAGACCTTGAGTTCGACGCGGTTTCCGCACTGTCGGGGTGTCAATTGCGGCGTCAGATGTCGAGGTCCTCCACGACGGGCTCGTCCTGGATGGCCTGCACTGCGAAGACATACAGTTCTGCTGGCAGCAGTGGCTCGAGTTCCTCGACGGTGTCGACGACGGCGAAGGTGGCCTGTGCCGGGGTGCGCATCCAGGCCTGGTCGGGTGACCAGTCACCTATCCAGCCGCGCCATCCGGTGGACCACTTCCTGCTCCGTTCGGCGTCGGGCCCGGCCGGGGTGTGCAGTTCGGGCTTGGAGTGGTGCACCGCGAAGCGGCCCTTGGCGGTCCGAAACAGTGAGTAGGTCTCCTCGCCGTCCACGCTCGACGCCGTCCACTCGCCGAGGGCGACCCCGAGGAAACGTTTGACGGCGGAACTGCCGAGACCGACTTTCACGGTGATCTCGTCGAACCCGGCGTGCTTGGCCTCCTCGACCGTGACCAGCCGGCGTAGAGCCGTGACGATGGCGCCCGACAGGTTGCCCCCGGTCAGTTCCTGGGCCCGTTGCAGCAGCGGCAGGTCGTCGTCGGAGATGTAGATGGTCTTGTTCGGCATACGTCTCACCTCCGGGCAACAGTGTACGCATACGTGTAGGGCTACGTACATGCATACGTAAAAGGTCCGGGACGTGGCCGCTGCCTGGTGGGTTGTCGCGCGATTCTGAGGCTTCCACCGCTGCGGTAACCACGGTTACAGTCTCGTTGTGGAGGATCGCAGGCAGTGGGTGCTGCTGTCGTACCGGATCCCGCGGGAGCCGTCGCAGCCGCGGATCTCGGTGTGGCGCAAGCTGGAGCGCCTCGGTGTGGCCCGGCTGGGCGACGGGCTGATCGCGCTGCCCGCCGACGACCGGACCCGCGAGCAGCTGGACTGGGTCGCCGAGGAGGTCGTCGAGAACGGCGGCACCGCCATGATCTGGCTGGCCACACCCGGTGACATCGCCCAGGAACAGGCCGTGATCGACGGGATGCGGGCGGCCCGCGCCGCCGAGTACCGGACGGTGATCGAGCAGGCCACGACCGTACCGGCCGACGACGCCGAGCGCACCCGCCTGGTCCGGAGACTGCGCGGCGAGCTGCGCCGGATCACCGACCGTGACCACTTTCCGCCGGGGGAGCGGGAGACCGCGCGGATCGCGGTGCAGGAACTCGCTACGGTGAAGGAGTCGACATGAGGTGGGCCACCCGTGCCGGCGTGCACATCGACCGTGCCGCGTGCGCGTGGCTGATCCGCACCCACATCGACCCGGACGCGGAGTTCCTGTTCGTCGACGACCGGACCGCGGTGCCCGCCGACGCGACCCCGTTCGACATGCGCGGCGCCGAACTCGGCCACCACAGGGGTGACTGCTCTTTCGAGACGATCCTGCGACGGTACGAGCTGCACGATCCGGTGCTGTGGAAGATCGCCGAGATCGTGCACGAGGCCGACCTCGCCGACGAACGCTACGACGCGCCTGAGGGACCCGGCTTCGACGTGCTGCTGCGCGGGCTGTCGATGACCTGCGACGACGAGCGGGTGCTCGCGCTGAGCGGACCGATCTTCGACGGCCTGTACGAATACCAGCGCCGCGCCGTCCTGCTGAACAGGACACCCGGATGAGCCAGTCCGTCGACGAGATCCGCGACGTCGTCCCGTTCGGCAAGGCGGTCCGCGCCTGGTTCAGCATCTCGTTGCAGACCTTCGGCGGCCCGGCCGGGCAGATCGCGGTCATGCAGCGGCACCTGGTCGACGAGCACCGGTGGATCGGGCAGAAACGGTTCCTGCACGCCCTGAACTACTGCATGCTGCTGCCCGGCCCGGAGGCCCAGCAGCTGGCCATCTACGTGGGCTGGCTGCTCAACGGCGTCCGCGGCGGCCTGGTCGCCGGCACCCTGTTCGTGCTGCCGGGCGTCGTGGCGCTGCTCGCCCTGTCGGCGATCTACGTCGGCTTCGGCGACACCCGGGTGGTGACCGCCCTGTTCGCGGGCCTCGCACCTGCGGTGGTGGCGATCGTCGCGCAGGCCGTGTGGCGGGTCGCCGGACGGGCACTGACCAACCGCACCCTCGTCGCGTTCGCGGTGCTGGCGTTCCTCTCGCTGGCGGTGTTCGCGGTGCCGTTCCCGGTCGTGGTCGCGCTCGCCGCGCTGGCCGGCTGGGCGCTGCACCGATGGCGGCCGGAGCTGGTCGAGTCGTCCGGCGGCCACGGCTCGGCGAAGGACGGCCCCGAGCCGTTGATCTCCGACGATGCCCTGCACCACGAACATCCGTCGGCCCGCCGCACCGCGGTGATCCTGGCGATCGGGCTGGCCGTCTGGTTCGTACCGGTGGCATTGTTTGCGATCTTCACCGGCACGGACAGCGTCTACACCCAGCAGGGCCTGTTCTTCTCCGGCACCGCCGTGGTCACTTTCGGCGGCGCCTACGCGGTGCTCGCGTTCGTCGCGCAGCGGGCTGTCGAGCACTACGCCTGGCTGTCTTCCGGCGACATGGTCCGCGGTCTCGCGCTCGCCGAATCCACCCCCGGCCCGCTGATCATGGTGGTGCAGTTCGTGGCGTTCCTCGGCGCCTACAGCAACCCGGGCAGCCTCGACCCGTGGGTGGCCGGAGTCGTCGCGTCGCTGCTGACGACCTGGGTCACGTTCGTGCCGTGCTTCCTGTTCATCCTGCTCGGCGCCCCCTACGTGGAGCGGCTGCGCGGGAACCGGTCGCTGTCGGCGGCACTGACCGGCATCACCGCGGCGGTCGTCGGCGTCATCGCCAACCTCGGCCTCTACTTCGCGGTCCACACCCTGTTCAACGAGGTGCACGAAGTCCACGCCGGGCCGGTGCACATGAGCCTTCCCGACTTCGGCGCCGTCCGCCCCGTACCCCTGATCATCGCCGCCGTGGCGGCTCTCTTGATCTTCTGGCGCAACTGGCCGGTGCTACGCGTCCTCGGCATCTGCGCCGGGCTGGGCCTGATCGCGGGGCTCGCCGGCCTGCCGGGAGTGTGAAGTCAGGATGACGCGTTGCCGGGCTTCGTCCCGGCGATGAGTATCGCGTGCCCGAGCACCTTCGGATGCCGTAGCGGGAACGGCAGCGGCAGGGAGCCGGCCAGGATGCCGAATTCCGTGATCGAGGCACCCGCTCGTCCGATCGCCTCCCGAACGTCCTCGGTCGACGGATAGCAGGCCGGGTCAGCGAACAGATCAAGAAAGACGTACCGGCCGCCCGGCCGCAGCACGCGTAGGGCCTCGACCACGCCGTCGGACTTGTCCGCGAGGTCGCCGATCTCGTGGAAGGTCAGGCAACTGACTACCGCGTCGAAGCTGCCGTCGGGGAACTCGATGGCGGCGGCGCTCTGCCTGCCGAACGCCGTCCGGGCGGCGACGCCCTCGATGCGCGCATTGTTCTCGCACTGCTTCTGCGAGTACTCCCAGTCCGTCCCCCAGGAGTCGATGCCCGTCACGGTGCTGTCCGGCAGGGCCTTCGCGAGCCTGATGACCAGGCTCCCGCTGCCGCAGCCCACATCCAGCACCCGGCGCGGCGCCGCAGGCGCGACCTTGGCGACCATGAGGTCGTGGATGCGGCGCTGGAAGTCCCCGCCGCGCGGCGTGAAGCGACGGACGGTGAGCGCCAGGATCAGCGTGATGTAGCCGAAGACCGCGAACGGTACGAGGAACAGTAGGAACCAGGGCGACAGCCACGCCAGCGCGCTCAGAGCCAGGCAGGCGCCGCTGACGGCGGCGAACCGGCGGAGCCGGCCGCTGCGAATCCAGGTGCCGTAGCGCGGTGCACGGCCTACGGTCACCGTGACCTCCCAAACGTCCGGCCACGGCATTCCGCCGGCCTCGGCAGATCGTACGGCAAGTGCCCGAGCGGCCCCGACAACTCCGGTCGCCGGGCGTGGACATCGTGAACGGGTGCGACACAAGACATCCGCGACAATGAGCCTTTCATCCTGCATAGCGGTTAGCCCTCGACGTGGTGCAGGACGCTGAAGTTCTGAACGGGCCCGAGGCGGCCGAGGCGTCGGGGCTGGCCCGCACAGCTGCGTTGGTTGCTGCCGTACATGTCGTTGGTGCCGATGTGCAGCAGCGGGGTGTAGGACTGCGGTCAGTTGACGATGTTGGCGTCGATCCGGGCGATCGTCCAGCCGGAGTGGCCTGTGCCGGCCGTGAGGGCTGTCGCGGCGACGAGGGCGGCCATTGTGCCGGCCGCGCCGAGGAGCAGGCGCGTCGGTCTTCTCTTGAAGGGTCCTTTCGCGGCGCGGGCTCGGCGACTACTGCTGCAGGGTCAGCACCGCCGGCCGCCACGGCAGCAGGTTGTAGTCGCCGCTGGAGCTGGGGGAGCGGCCCTGGTAGAGGAGTTGCAGGTGGCAAGGATCGATCGTCATCGTCTGATCGGGATTCGTGCGCACCAGGTCGCCGTGGCTGATGTCATTGGTCCAGGTGGCGCCGCTGTTGGCCTTGCCGGCGAACGGGTTGCTCTCGGAGGTGGACTGCGGCGTCCACGTGCCGCCCAGGCTGGTGGCCGTGAACGAGCGGAAGTAGCGCCCGTTCGCGCCGATCGCCTCAACGATCATCAGGTACTGGTTCTGTCCCTGGATCTTGTAGACCTGCACCGCTTCGAACAGGTTGTTCGTGGAATCGCTCAGGATCGTCGTGTACGACGAGCCGAAGTTGCCGGGGAAGTTCCCGATCGGCATGCTGGCCCGGTAGATCTTGCCGTTGTCGCCGGCGAAGAAGAGATACATGTTCGTGTTGTCGCCGATCAGGGTCTGGTCGATGGGTCCGTACGGCGCGTCGGAAACGCTTCCGGTGAACAGCGGCTGTGCCGCTGACCACCCGTTGGCATTTGTGGGGTCGCTCGACGTCCGGTACAGGAACGGGTATGCGCCCCACTGGTAGGCGAGCACCCAGATGTTCTTCGGGGCGAAGTAGAACAGGGTGGGGGCGACGGTGGCGGACGACATGCCGTTCTGGGTGGCCGAGGCCATGTCGGACCAGTTCGTGAAGAGGTCGAAGTTCATCGAGCCGTATGTTCCTGCGGTCGAGACGAGCAACTGCTACACCCGCAGATCGACCTGTACACCCTGGATTACGCCGACAACCCCGGCCTGAGGCGGGCCCGGCAGTTCGGCAGGCACTGCCTGGTCAGCGGCCGGCACTGTCCCGGGTATGACGGGCCGCTGGCAGGCGCCTGCCAGCGGTCACGACGAGAGGACCGCTCGCTGACCGAGCTGCCCTGGACGCCGCCGCGGACCCGGTCCTGGCCCCCGGTTGGATCACCGAAGCACAGGCTGAACGCCAATGCGCTCAGGCCCGTCGGCTTTCGGAACGCGCGGAATCGACGCCGTGGTGCGATGCGTTTTCCGGAGCGGGAGCCGCGGTGCTGGCGCGGATCGCCAGGGCGGTCGGCAGCTCGACGCGGGTGTTCGCCACCGGGTCCTCCATGATGAGCTGAAGCAACAGGCGGGCGGCGGCGGCGCCGATCTCCCGGAACGGCTGGCGAACAGTGGTCATCGGCGGACCGCACCATCGGGTGGCCGTGATGCCGTCGAAGCCGACCACGCTCAGGTCGCCGGGAATGTGCACACCGGCCCGCCGGGCGGCCTCGTAGACGCCCAGCGCCAGCAGGTCGTCGCCGCACAGCACGGCGGTGGGCGGCCGGGCCATGCGGAGCAGGATCGTGCCGAGTTCCAGGCCGTCTTCGAAGAGGAACCGGCCGGTGTGGATCAGCTGTGGGTCGGCCGGCAGGCCGGCGGTTTCCATGGCGGCGCGGCAGGCCTCCAGTCGTTCCCGGGCGACCAGTTGATCGGCCGGTCCCCCGATCAGCGCGATCCGCCGGTGGCCCAGCCCGATCAGGTGCCGCGTGGCGGCCACGGCACCGCTCCAGTTGGTGGCGGCCACGGAGGGCACCGCGTCCGGCGGCGGGTTCACGGGCTGCGCGGAGACCAGTGGAATCCCACTCGCCGAGAGCTGGGCGTACTGCTGGGCGGTGAAGCGCGAATGGACGACGATGATGCCGGCCGGCCGGCGCGCCAGCAGCCGTTCGGCCCACGGGCGTCCCTCTCCGCCGAACGCGGCCACGTCGGTGAAGCCCACGCCGAGGTCCCGGTCGCCGGCCACGTCCTGGACCCCGCGCATGATCTCGATCGCCATGGTGCTCTCCAGCCCGAAGAAGACGACCTCCATCCCGGGCGAGGGAGCGACCGCGGCCGGGCGGCGGTAACCGTACTCGCGGAGCACCTCCTCGACCCGCTGCCGGGTGTCCGGCGCGACGCCGGACTTCCCGTTGAGAACCCGCGAGACGGTGGGTTTCGACACTCCGGCCAGGCGGGCGACGGCGGCCACGGTCATCTCGCCGCGTCGCCGGCCCCGGCGTTCGGCCCGGGCGGCCGCCTCCGTCACCGAGTAGTCGGGTTGCATGCAGCCGTCCCTCCGGTTGGCCCTGTGGCCATCATCGATTCGCCACATAGTACGAACTTCCAGGAAGTACGTGCTGGAACGTTTCCTTGACTCTGTCGGAACGTTTCTGCGACGCTCCACATCGACATATGTCACTGGATTCAGCTGCTTGTGCCGACGCGACACCCCGGCAACCGTTCTGCCGCTCCCCATCACGTGACGCAGGCCGGCGACAAGTCCCCCTCCGTTGTCGCCGCCACTCCTATCCCCGAAGGAGCTCCGTTGACCACCACAATTCGCTCCGGACTGATCGCGCTGACGGTCGCGGCTGTCGTGGCCGCGGCCGCCGTCGCGGCGACCACCGCCGAGGCCGCCACCGGCGTCGCGTTGGCCGCGTCGGTCGAGGACGAAGGCGCCGATTGCGCGGTGTCGTCGTTCAGCACGATCAACAATGCTCAGCTGCCGGATCCGTTCACCCGGATCAACGGCACGCGGATCTCGACCACGGCCGACTGGCGATGCCGCCGGGCCGAGATCAGGGAGATGGCCGAAACCTACGTCTACGGCCAGAAACCCGCCAAGCCGGCCACCGTCACCGGCTCGGTCTCCACCACCAGCATCACGGCGAACGTCTCCGACCAGGGCAAGAGCACCAGCTTCTCGGCCAGCGTCCAACTACCCTCGACCGGGACAGCACCCTACCCGGCGGTCTTCGTCCTTGCCGGCGTCGCCGACACCGCCACGATCCTCGCCTCCGGCGCCGCCGTGATCAACTACAACCCGCTGACCGTCGGCGCCGAGGGCACCAGCCGCAGCGCCAAGTCCGGCGCCTTCTACACGCTCTACGGCTCCACCAGCACCACCGGCTTGGAAATGGCCTGGGCCTGGGGCGTCAGCCGCCTCATCGACGTCATCGAACAGTCCGGTACCAGCATCCTGCGCGCCGACGGCCTCGGCGTCACCGGCTGCTCCCGCTACGGCAAAGGGGCCTTCACCATCGGCGTGTTCGACCAGCGCATCGCCCTGACCATGCCGATCGAGTCGGGCAGCGGCGGCGTCCCGGCCTTCCGCAGCATCCCCGGCGAATCCGGATCCCAGCCACTGAGCAGCGCCTACAACGAACAACCCTGGCTCGGTGACGCGTTCGGCTCGTTCACCTCCAACCCGAACGCCCTGCCGGTCGACACTCACGAGATGGTCGCCATGATCGCGCCGCGCGGGCTGTTCATCATGGAGAACCCGCACATCGACTGGCTCGCCGCGAAGTCCGGCAGCGTGGCGGCGCTGGGCGGCGCCGAGGTCTACAAGGCCCTCGGCGCCGGCGACAACATCACCTACTGGTCGGACGTCTCCGACGGCACGCACTGCGCGAACCGCAGCGAGTGGAAGACGCCGCTGCAGCAGAACATCCAGAAGTTCCTGCTCAGGACCGGCAACGCGGCCGGCTCGTTCCACATCTCCAGCAAGAAGGCCGGCAACCTGTCCCAGTGGCGGACCTGGACCACCCCGACCCTGACCAGCGGCGCGACCACCTCACCCACCACGGTGCCGACCACCACACCGCCAACCACCACGCCCACGACCCCACCGGCCTCCGGCGCGTGTAGCGCGACGGTCTCGCTGAACTCGTGGACCGGCGGCTACGTCGCCACGGTGCGGGTGACGGCCGGATCCACGGCACTCACCGGTTGGTCGGTGGGTGTGACGTTGCCGGGGGGCAGCGCGATCACCAACACCTGGAACGCGACGGCAACCGGTAGCTCGGGCACGGTAAGTTTCCGGAACGTCAGCTACAACGGGAGCGTCACGGCCGGCGCAAGCACCGAGTTCGGCTTCCAGGGCACCGGCACCGGGCCCACCGCCACCCCGACCTGCCAGGCGGGCTGACCTCGGCCGCCACTCCACCGACTCGGTATGTGCCGCGGCCGGCAATCTTGTGGGATTCTCCAGCTGGCCTCGATCCGCCGAAGGATGGCGGTGACGATCGACCTTGAGGCCATCGCTGCCGAACGTGTACGCATCAGGAACGACTACCGCGCGAGGCGCCTGAACCGAGGTCCTGGGCGGCCTGCACCATGTGGCGATCTCGGTCACCCCGGAGCGGTGGCGGCATCTGCAGGGCACCTCGACGCGGCGGGATTCGCGGCAAGCCGCCGAGATCTTCGGAACCGGTGCCCGGTCGAAGCCGCCGGCACCGGGCGGCGGCCGTTCGAGGGTGCCTTCATGGCGCTCGGCGACGGCCTCACAAGCTGCCGGTCAACGGCGCGGTGCGCAAGGCGATCGGCAAGACCGACGGCGACGAGGTGGTCGTGTCACCTGACGCGCCGTCGGGTTGATCACTGCGCGGGGTCGTGGTTGCGGAGGCGGTCCAACTCGGCGAGGTAAATCGCCTGCATACGGCCATAATGCCGGACCAGCAGCATGACCTCCTCGCCGCTGTAGCCCTCGACGAGCTGCTTCGCCTGCTCGGCGAACCGCTCGTAGGGTCGCTCCAACTCGGCGGCCCGCTCCGGTCGCAGGGTGACGATCATCCGACGCCGGTCCGCCGGGTCGCGCTCGGCCGTCACGTAGCCCGCCTGCTGGAGCCGGCGGAGCATACTGGTCACCGCCCCGGTGGTGAGGTTGGTCCGCTCGGCGACCTGCCCCGCGGTGGCGGATCCGATCTCCGCCAGGTAGTCCAGGCACTCCAGGTCGCTCACGGTGAGGCCCAGCCGCTCCGCGATGGCGTACCGGAACACCGTCGACAACCGTGAGGTCTCCCGCCCGGCGCGCATGAGGTCGGCGATCGCGGACGCGCGGGCCGGCTCGTGGGACATGCCCGCAATCATGCCCTTGGTACGGTGACCCGGTGCAGCCGAGGTAGCAGGCGGGTCAGCACCCAGTGCGGTGCGGCCGCGTCACCGGTGAGGCGGCGCATCAGCCCGGCGGCGGTGTCGACGGCGCGGAAGGCGTAGCGCACCATCTCGTCCTGGTAGCCGGCGATCGCCTGCTCCACCGGCGTACCGGTCGCCCGGGCCTCGACCAGCCGCTGGCCGAGCAGGGCGGCGTCGCGCAGCGCGGTGTTGCCGCCGTGCGCGCCGAACGGCGGCATGGCGTGCACAGCGTCGCCCATCATCGTCGCCCGGGGCACCGCCCACCGGCGCGGGCGCCGGCCGGTGGCGAAGAGGTTGAGCACTGTGGTGTCCAGTTCGGCGGTGTCGACAAGCCGCTGGATGAGCGGGTGGAAGTCCGCACTCGTCCGGGCGGCCAGTTCCCGCAGCGCCAGCAGGTCCCCGCGGACGGCGATGGGAACCTCCTGCTGCCGCAGCAGCAGTCCCCACATGACGTAGTCGTCGCCGGTGGGCGCATAGTTACCCGGGGCCAGGCGGGCGAACGCCTCCCGCGGGTTCTCGCCGAACCGCATGGACGTGAAGAAGAAGGCCCGGCTCGGCCGGTCGGCGATGGCCAGAACCCCGCTGGTACGCAGCGAGTCCGGGATGACGCTCTCGCCGTTTCGCCGTAGGGGCGATCGGCCGTAGACGCCCGCCATCGGGGTGTTCGCCGGGTCGGCGTCCGGCATGAGCTGCGCGCGCAGCGCCGAGCCGACGCCGTCCGCGCCCACGACGACGGTTGCCGCGGCGGCCGTGCCGT includes these proteins:
- a CDS encoding Chromate resistance protein ChrB; translation: MEDRRQWVLLSYRIPREPSQPRISVWRKLERLGVARLGDGLIALPADDRTREQLDWVAEEVVENGGTAMIWLATPGDIAQEQAVIDGMRAARAAEYRTVIEQATTVPADDAERTRLVRRLRGELRRITDRDHFPPGERETARIAVQELATVKEST
- a CDS encoding EXLDI protein, yielding MPNKTIYISDDDLPLLQRAQELTGGNLSGAIVTALRRLVTVEEAKHAGFDEITVKVGLGSSAVKRFLGVALGEWTASSVDGEETYSLFRTAKGRFAVHHSKPELHTPAGPDAERSRKWSTGWRGWIGDWSPDQAWMRTPAQATFAVVDTVEELEPLLPAELYVFAVQAIQDEPVVEDLDI
- a CDS encoding DUF4118 domain-containing protein gives rise to the protein MATWVNRSRVCVGLAVVTPFAVTAALAPMRARVEMVDVALLLVVVVVAVAALGSRLAGYLAALSAGAWFNYFFIAPYQQFRIADRSGVQTFTLLMIVGAAVTELAVWGRRQQAAASREAGYLAGINAAAASGATGGGSRQELIKQVASNLVEALHLQTARYQSGVAGLGDPARLQRDGQIMWQHARWDVDHQGLPGDTDIELLVEHDGRLHGRYLLRAAPHTVVSLSERRVALTLADQVGAALG
- a CDS encoding class I SAM-dependent methyltransferase, coding for MTVGRAPRYGTWIRSGRLRRFAAVSGACLALSALAWLSPWFLLFLVPFAVFGYITLILALTVRRFTPRGGDFQRRIHDLMVAKVAPAAPRRVLDVGCGSGSLVIRLAKALPDSTVTGIDSWGTDWEYSQKQCENNARIEGVAARTAFGRQSAAAIEFPDGSFDAVVSCLTFHEIGDLADKSDGVVEALRVLRPGGRYVFLDLFADPACYPSTEDVREAIGRAGASITEFGILAGSLPLPFPLRHPKVLGHAILIAGTKPGNASS
- a CDS encoding LacI family DNA-binding transcriptional regulator; translated protein: MQPDYSVTEAAARAERRGRRRGEMTVAAVARLAGVSKPTVSRVLNGKSGVAPDTRQRVEEVLREYGYRRPAAVAPSPGMEVVFFGLESTMAIEIMRGVQDVAGDRDLGVGFTDVAAFGGEGRPWAERLLARRPAGIIVVHSRFTAQQYAQLSASGIPLVSAQPVNPPPDAVPSVAATNWSGAVAATRHLIGLGHRRIALIGGPADQLVARERLEACRAAMETAGLPADPQLIHTGRFLFEDGLELGTILLRMARPPTAVLCGDDLLALGVYEAARRAGVHIPGDLSVVGFDGITATRWCGPPMTTVRQPFREIGAAAARLLLQLIMEDPVANTRVELPTALAIRASTAAPAPENASHHGVDSARSESRRA
- a CDS encoding chromate resistance protein ChrB domain-containing protein, whose product is MRWATRAGVHIDRAACAWLIRTHIDPDAEFLFVDDRTAVPADATPFDMRGAELGHHRGDCSFETILRRYELHDPVLWKIAEIVHEADLADERYDAPEGPGFDVLLRGLSMTCDDERVLALSGPIFDGLYEYQRRAVLLNRTPG
- the chrA gene encoding chromate efflux transporter, producing MSQSVDEIRDVVPFGKAVRAWFSISLQTFGGPAGQIAVMQRHLVDEHRWIGQKRFLHALNYCMLLPGPEAQQLAIYVGWLLNGVRGGLVAGTLFVLPGVVALLALSAIYVGFGDTRVVTALFAGLAPAVVAIVAQAVWRVAGRALTNRTLVAFAVLAFLSLAVFAVPFPVVVALAALAGWALHRWRPELVESSGGHGSAKDGPEPLISDDALHHEHPSARRTAVILAIGLAVWFVPVALFAIFTGTDSVYTQQGLFFSGTAVVTFGGAYAVLAFVAQRAVEHYAWLSSGDMVRGLALAESTPGPLIMVVQFVAFLGAYSNPGSLDPWVAGVVASLLTTWVTFVPCFLFILLGAPYVERLRGNRSLSAALTGITAAVVGVIANLGLYFAVHTLFNEVHEVHAGPVHMSLPDFGAVRPVPLIIAAVAALLIFWRNWPVLRVLGICAGLGLIAGLAGLPGV
- a CDS encoding potassium transporter Kup produces the protein MLDQQQPAADHSTPHEGAGGSGRDVVRLAVVVGALGVVFGDIGTSPIYTMQTVFNPADPHPVPVTTDNVYGVVSLIFWAVMIIVTLTYVLLAMRIDNDGEGGIMALITLLRRWTAPRGRRTAAVLAGLGIFGASLFFGDSMITPAISVLSAVEGLKIVAPSLEEWIVPITAVIIVALFAVQRHGTAVIGRLFGPIMIVWFTAIGACGVIGIAEQPAILKALSPTYALSFLAGNFGIAFFALAGIVLAVTGAEALYADMGHFGRRAITRGWLLLALPACVLSYLGQGALILQDAANISGPFFLLVPGWGRWAMVLLATAATVIASQAVITGAYSVAAQAARLGYLPRLRITHTSESTIGQIYVPWINWLLLVSVLTLVFAFRSSAALAYAFGMAVICTISITTLLFFYVARSRWGTPWWLLATGATVLVGIDLLFVAANLTKLAHGAWLPLLIGLTAFTVMTTWQRGREIVTANRKRQEGSLQDFVTQLRTGATPATTVPGTAVFLNRGGQTAPLALRANVEHNKIRHERVVILSLETQPVPRVADADRITVDDLGYGDDGIIFVAARYGYTETPDVPATLRGLTPEQTEGPLDTDDTTYYLSKIELQSSPEPTMAQWRKRLFTATSNITADAAEQFGLPRDRTVIMGSHIDV